A genomic window from Betta splendens chromosome 24, fBetSpl5.4, whole genome shotgun sequence includes:
- the rpl7l1 gene encoding 60S ribosomal protein L7-like 1 isoform X1 yields MYRSRFIGGSNFTRSKKVIKLVPEYLLKKRKAYQAIKATQAKLALLEKRKGSKGQPLKFKRLESFLKHSHRKHRDETRIKRSEKRPPPPLPPAKNKLAFAVRIREIKGVSPKVMKIIQMLRLRKIFSGTFVKINKTSVAMMKIVEPYVAWGFPNLKSVRELILKRGQTRVGRKTIPLTDNAFIEEHMGKHGIICLEDLIHEVYSVGKAFRAANNFLLPFKLSVARHAVRDKLGLLKDLGSPGFRDTDINSIIRQLN; encoded by the exons ATGTACAGAAGTCGATTTATAGGAGGTTCTAATTTCACGAG ATCTAAAAAGGTGATCAAACTAGTGCCAGAGTATCTGCTGAAGAAGAGGAAAGCCTACCAGGCAATCAAAGCTACACAAGCTAAACTAGCACTACTCGAGAAGAGAAAG gGATCCAAAGGACAACCGTTAAAGTTCAAACGTTTGGAAAGCTTCTTGAAACACAGCCACAGGAAGCATCGTGATGAAACTCGTATTAAGAGATCAGAGAAGAGACCTCCTCCACCTTTGCCCCCTGCTAAGAATAAGCTAGCCTTTGCTGTCCGCATCAGAGA AATTAAAGGTGTCAGCCCCAAGGTGATGAAAATTATCCAGATGTTGAGGTTAAGGAAGATCTTTAGTGGGACTTTTGTGAAAATCAACAAGACCTCTGTGGCCATGATGAAAATAGTGGAACCTTACGTGGCCTGGGG ATTTCCGAACCTGAAGTCTGTTCGTGAGCTCATCCTGAAGCGAGGACAAACCAGAGTAGGCAGGAAAACGATTCCCCTCACAGACAATGCCTTCATTGAGGAGCACATGG GTAAACATGGTATCATCTGTTTAGAAGACTTGATCCACGAGGTCTACTCTGTTGGTAAAGCTTTCAGGGCTGCCAACAACTTCCTGTTGCCTTTCAAGCTGTCTGTGGCTCGTCATGCTGTCAGGGACAAGTTGGGGCTCCTGAAGGACCTAGGAAGCCCTGGATTTCGTGACACAGACATTAACTCTATCATCAGACAACTGAACTGA
- the rpl7l1 gene encoding 60S ribosomal protein L7-like 1 isoform X3 — protein MLQSKKVIKLVPEYLLKKRKAYQAIKATQAKLALLEKRKGSKGQPLKFKRLESFLKHSHRKHRDETRIKRSEKRPPPPLPPAKNKLAFAVRIREIKGVSPKVMKIIQMLRLRKIFSGTFVKINKTSVAMMKIVEPYVAWGFPNLKSVRELILKRGQTRVGRKTIPLTDNAFIEEHMGKHGIICLEDLIHEVYSVGKAFRAANNFLLPFKLSVARHAVRDKLGLLKDLGSPGFRDTDINSIIRQLN, from the exons ATGTTGCA ATCTAAAAAGGTGATCAAACTAGTGCCAGAGTATCTGCTGAAGAAGAGGAAAGCCTACCAGGCAATCAAAGCTACACAAGCTAAACTAGCACTACTCGAGAAGAGAAAG gGATCCAAAGGACAACCGTTAAAGTTCAAACGTTTGGAAAGCTTCTTGAAACACAGCCACAGGAAGCATCGTGATGAAACTCGTATTAAGAGATCAGAGAAGAGACCTCCTCCACCTTTGCCCCCTGCTAAGAATAAGCTAGCCTTTGCTGTCCGCATCAGAGA AATTAAAGGTGTCAGCCCCAAGGTGATGAAAATTATCCAGATGTTGAGGTTAAGGAAGATCTTTAGTGGGACTTTTGTGAAAATCAACAAGACCTCTGTGGCCATGATGAAAATAGTGGAACCTTACGTGGCCTGGGG ATTTCCGAACCTGAAGTCTGTTCGTGAGCTCATCCTGAAGCGAGGACAAACCAGAGTAGGCAGGAAAACGATTCCCCTCACAGACAATGCCTTCATTGAGGAGCACATGG GTAAACATGGTATCATCTGTTTAGAAGACTTGATCCACGAGGTCTACTCTGTTGGTAAAGCTTTCAGGGCTGCCAACAACTTCCTGTTGCCTTTCAAGCTGTCTGTGGCTCGTCATGCTGTCAGGGACAAGTTGGGGCTCCTGAAGGACCTAGGAAGCCCTGGATTTCGTGACACAGACATTAACTCTATCATCAGACAACTGAACTGA
- the rpl7l1 gene encoding 60S ribosomal protein L7-like 1 isoform X2 — translation MAEEESKKVIKLVPEYLLKKRKAYQAIKATQAKLALLEKRKGSKGQPLKFKRLESFLKHSHRKHRDETRIKRSEKRPPPPLPPAKNKLAFAVRIREIKGVSPKVMKIIQMLRLRKIFSGTFVKINKTSVAMMKIVEPYVAWGFPNLKSVRELILKRGQTRVGRKTIPLTDNAFIEEHMGKHGIICLEDLIHEVYSVGKAFRAANNFLLPFKLSVARHAVRDKLGLLKDLGSPGFRDTDINSIIRQLN, via the exons ATCTAAAAAGGTGATCAAACTAGTGCCAGAGTATCTGCTGAAGAAGAGGAAAGCCTACCAGGCAATCAAAGCTACACAAGCTAAACTAGCACTACTCGAGAAGAGAAAG gGATCCAAAGGACAACCGTTAAAGTTCAAACGTTTGGAAAGCTTCTTGAAACACAGCCACAGGAAGCATCGTGATGAAACTCGTATTAAGAGATCAGAGAAGAGACCTCCTCCACCTTTGCCCCCTGCTAAGAATAAGCTAGCCTTTGCTGTCCGCATCAGAGA AATTAAAGGTGTCAGCCCCAAGGTGATGAAAATTATCCAGATGTTGAGGTTAAGGAAGATCTTTAGTGGGACTTTTGTGAAAATCAACAAGACCTCTGTGGCCATGATGAAAATAGTGGAACCTTACGTGGCCTGGGG ATTTCCGAACCTGAAGTCTGTTCGTGAGCTCATCCTGAAGCGAGGACAAACCAGAGTAGGCAGGAAAACGATTCCCCTCACAGACAATGCCTTCATTGAGGAGCACATGG GTAAACATGGTATCATCTGTTTAGAAGACTTGATCCACGAGGTCTACTCTGTTGGTAAAGCTTTCAGGGCTGCCAACAACTTCCTGTTGCCTTTCAAGCTGTCTGTGGCTCGTCATGCTGTCAGGGACAAGTTGGGGCTCCTGAAGGACCTAGGAAGCCCTGGATTTCGTGACACAGACATTAACTCTATCATCAGACAACTGAACTGA